One genomic window of Hippocampus zosterae strain Florida chromosome 12, ASM2543408v3, whole genome shotgun sequence includes the following:
- the asmtl gene encoding probable bifunctional dTTP/UTP pyrophosphatase/methyltransferase protein isoform X3, with amino-acid sequence MLRRPLSSSGLPEAAVSGPPTMVLNPVISKLVGKLVVLASASPRRLEILRNAGLRFEVVPSWFKETLDKRLFKAPQQYAVETAKQKALEVARRMPCNHLKTPDIVIGADTIVTVDGMILEKPHDKQDAYRMLSLLSGKEHSVFTGVAIVLCYENPNDEDYQVIDFYEETKVKFADLSEDMLWEYINSGEPMDKAGGYGIQALGGMLVEYVHGDFLNVVGFPLNHFCKQLDQIYNKQGSCHGDTAPTLPAAVHPLPTPSSTHTVVNSSSGYTEEIQPATDNTRHFNKGEDSEEAREDLQKIIQLMDGFKASKALFTASKLGIFDLLQRRPALNAAQVALELKTSLKGTEHLLEACLSLKLLKSTNCKTPAYENTELSKRFLLSEAPSSLLGYLEHCNDTVWPLFSHLESAVQEGVHQHHRTFCNKSGGLSQDTVNRSQEVKLRFMKAMHSFARVSGKAVATAFDLSAFKSACDLGGCTGAMALEFTRAHPELSVTVFDLPAVVEMSPRFHPTCTQDRVTFVAGDFFKDALPKADLYILSRILHDCSDEKVHFLLGKIADACTPGCGLLLSEIFLDEGRTGPSRGLLQALSMSEGRQRSADEYALLLKSHAFVATGIKQTENLLDAMLCIKV; translated from the exons ATGTTACGTCGCCCACTGTCAAGTTCCGGTCTCCCGGAG GCAGCTGTAAGTGGACCACCAACCATGGTACTGAACCCCGTCATCTCTAAACTGGTTGGAAAACTGGTTGTGTTGGCGAGCGCATCCCCGCGGCGACTGGAGATCCTTCGCAATGCT GGGCTACGCTTTGAGGTGGTCCCATCTTGGTTTAAAGAAACTCTTGACAAGCGACTTTTCAAGGCACCCCAGCAGTACGCTGTGGAGACGGCCAAGCAGAAAGCACTGGAGGTGGCAAGACGAATGCCTTGT AATCACCTTAAAACTCCAGACATAGTGATCGGAGCGGACACTATTGTG ACTGTCGATGGCATGATTCTGGAGAAGCCCCATGACAAACAGGATGCATACAGGATGCTCTCACT TTTGAGTGGTAAAGAGCACAGTGTCTTCACAGGAGTCGCCATCGTGCTCTGTTATGAGAATCCAA ATGACGAGGACTACCAGGTCATTGACTTCTATGAAGAAACTAAGGTGAAGTTCGCCGACCTCTCTGAGGATATGCTGTGGGAGTACATTAACAGCGGTGAACCCAT ggacAAGGCAGGCGGCTATGGCATCCAGGCGCTCGGTGGGATGCTGGTGGAGTATGTGCACGGGGACTTTCTCAATGTAGTGGGTTTCCCCCTCAACCACTTCTGTAAACAGCTGGACCAGATTTACAACAAACAAGGCAGTTGCCACGGCGACACTGCTCCAACTCTGCCAGCAGCAGTTCATCCGCTCCCTACCCCTTCATCCACGCACACG GTGGTGAACAGCTCATCCGGATACACTGAGGAAATACAACCTGCGACTGACAACACTAGGCACTTCAACAAAGGTGAGGACAGCGAAGAAGCCAGAGAGGACCTACAGAAAATCATTCAACTGATGGACGGATTCAAAGCCTCCAAG GCACTGTTTACCGCTTCCAAGTTGGGCATATTTGACTTGCTCCAACGCAGACCGGCGTTGAATGCAGCGCAGGTGGCCCTCGAGCTGAAAACTTCCCTCAAGGGAACGGAGCACCTGCTGGAGGCATGCCTTTCGCTAAAACTGTTAAAGAGCACAA actGCAAGACTCCGGCGTACGAGAACACAGAACTGTCGAAACGTTTCCTTTTGTCCGAGGCGCCATCCTCCCTCCTGGGCTACTTGGAGCACTGCAACGATACCGTGTGGCCACTCTTCAGCCACCTGGAGAGCGCTGTGCAGGAGGGCGTCCACCAGCACCACAGGACCTTCTGCAACAAGTCTGGCGGCTTATCCCAG GACACAGTCAACAGGAGCCAGGAGGTAAAGCTTAGGTTCATGAAGGCCATGCACAGTTTCGCTCGAGTGTCTGGGAAAGCAGTGGCAACAGCCTTTGACTTGTCTGCCTTCAAGAGTGCCTGTGACCTCGGAG GCTGTACAGGTGCAATGGCATTGGAATTCACCAGAGCTCACCCGGAGCTGTCTGTGACAGTGTTCGACTTACCGGCTGTTGTTGAAATGAGTCCGCGTTTCCATCCAACCTGCACTCAAGACAGGGTCACGTTTGTCGcag GAGACTTCTTCAAAGATGCCTTACCCAAAGCGGACTTGTACATCCTCTCTAGAATTCTCCATGACTGTTCTGATGAGAAAGTGCACTTCTTGCTCGGCAAAATTGCAGATGCATGCACACCAG GTTGCGGCCTGCTGCTGAGTGAGATCTTTTTGGACGAGGGTCGGACAGGGCCGAGTCGCGGGCTGCTCCAGGCCCTCAGCATGAGCGAAGGCAGACAGAGGAGTGCCGACGAATACGCTCTGCTTTTGAAGAGCCACGCTTTTGTTGCCACCGGTATCAAACAGACGGAAAACCTGCTGGATGCAATGCTCTGCATCAAAGTCTGA
- the asmtl gene encoding probable bifunctional dTTP/UTP pyrophosphatase/methyltransferase protein isoform X2 has product MLRRPLSSSGLPEAAVSGPPTMVLNPVISKLVGKLVVLASASPRRLEILRNAGLRFEVVPSWFKETLDKRLFKAPQQYAVETAKQKALEVARRMPCNHLKTPDIVIGADTIVTVDGMILEKPHDKQDAYRMLSLLSGKEHSVFTGVAIVLCYENPNDEDYQVIDFYEETKVKFADLSEDMLWEYINSGEPMDKAGGYGIQALGGMLVEYVHGDFLNVVGFPLNHFCKQLDQIYNKQGSCHGDTAPTLPAAVHPLPTPSSTHTVVDLLKVVNSSSGYTEEIQPATDNTRHFNKGEDSEEAREDLQKIIQLMDGFKASKALFTASKLGIFDLLQRRPALNAAQVALELKTSLKGTEHLLEACLSLKLLKSTNCKTPAYENTELSKRFLLSEAPSSLLGYLEHCNDTVWPLFSHLESAVQEGVHQHHRTFCNKSGGLSQDTVNRSQEVKLRFMKAMHSFARVSGKAVATAFDLSAFKSACDLGGCTGAMALEFTRAHPELSVTVFDLPAVVEMSPRFHPTCTQDRVTFVAGDFFKDALPKADLYILSRILHDCSDEKVHFLLGKIADACTPGCGLLLSEIFLDEGRTGPSRGLLQALSMSEGRQRSADEYALLLKSHAFVATGIKQTENLLDAMLCIKV; this is encoded by the exons ATGTTACGTCGCCCACTGTCAAGTTCCGGTCTCCCGGAG GCAGCTGTAAGTGGACCACCAACCATGGTACTGAACCCCGTCATCTCTAAACTGGTTGGAAAACTGGTTGTGTTGGCGAGCGCATCCCCGCGGCGACTGGAGATCCTTCGCAATGCT GGGCTACGCTTTGAGGTGGTCCCATCTTGGTTTAAAGAAACTCTTGACAAGCGACTTTTCAAGGCACCCCAGCAGTACGCTGTGGAGACGGCCAAGCAGAAAGCACTGGAGGTGGCAAGACGAATGCCTTGT AATCACCTTAAAACTCCAGACATAGTGATCGGAGCGGACACTATTGTG ACTGTCGATGGCATGATTCTGGAGAAGCCCCATGACAAACAGGATGCATACAGGATGCTCTCACT TTTGAGTGGTAAAGAGCACAGTGTCTTCACAGGAGTCGCCATCGTGCTCTGTTATGAGAATCCAA ATGACGAGGACTACCAGGTCATTGACTTCTATGAAGAAACTAAGGTGAAGTTCGCCGACCTCTCTGAGGATATGCTGTGGGAGTACATTAACAGCGGTGAACCCAT ggacAAGGCAGGCGGCTATGGCATCCAGGCGCTCGGTGGGATGCTGGTGGAGTATGTGCACGGGGACTTTCTCAATGTAGTGGGTTTCCCCCTCAACCACTTCTGTAAACAGCTGGACCAGATTTACAACAAACAAGGCAGTTGCCACGGCGACACTGCTCCAACTCTGCCAGCAGCAGTTCATCCGCTCCCTACCCCTTCATCCACGCACACG GTGGTGGACCTTTTAAAGGTGGTGAACAGCTCATCCGGATACACTGAGGAAATACAACCTGCGACTGACAACACTAGGCACTTCAACAAAGGTGAGGACAGCGAAGAAGCCAGAGAGGACCTACAGAAAATCATTCAACTGATGGACGGATTCAAAGCCTCCAAG GCACTGTTTACCGCTTCCAAGTTGGGCATATTTGACTTGCTCCAACGCAGACCGGCGTTGAATGCAGCGCAGGTGGCCCTCGAGCTGAAAACTTCCCTCAAGGGAACGGAGCACCTGCTGGAGGCATGCCTTTCGCTAAAACTGTTAAAGAGCACAA actGCAAGACTCCGGCGTACGAGAACACAGAACTGTCGAAACGTTTCCTTTTGTCCGAGGCGCCATCCTCCCTCCTGGGCTACTTGGAGCACTGCAACGATACCGTGTGGCCACTCTTCAGCCACCTGGAGAGCGCTGTGCAGGAGGGCGTCCACCAGCACCACAGGACCTTCTGCAACAAGTCTGGCGGCTTATCCCAG GACACAGTCAACAGGAGCCAGGAGGTAAAGCTTAGGTTCATGAAGGCCATGCACAGTTTCGCTCGAGTGTCTGGGAAAGCAGTGGCAACAGCCTTTGACTTGTCTGCCTTCAAGAGTGCCTGTGACCTCGGAG GCTGTACAGGTGCAATGGCATTGGAATTCACCAGAGCTCACCCGGAGCTGTCTGTGACAGTGTTCGACTTACCGGCTGTTGTTGAAATGAGTCCGCGTTTCCATCCAACCTGCACTCAAGACAGGGTCACGTTTGTCGcag GAGACTTCTTCAAAGATGCCTTACCCAAAGCGGACTTGTACATCCTCTCTAGAATTCTCCATGACTGTTCTGATGAGAAAGTGCACTTCTTGCTCGGCAAAATTGCAGATGCATGCACACCAG GTTGCGGCCTGCTGCTGAGTGAGATCTTTTTGGACGAGGGTCGGACAGGGCCGAGTCGCGGGCTGCTCCAGGCCCTCAGCATGAGCGAAGGCAGACAGAGGAGTGCCGACGAATACGCTCTGCTTTTGAAGAGCCACGCTTTTGTTGCCACCGGTATCAAACAGACGGAAAACCTGCTGGATGCAATGCTCTGCATCAAAGTCTGA
- the asmtl gene encoding probable bifunctional dTTP/UTP pyrophosphatase/methyltransferase protein isoform X1, with protein MLRRPLSSSGLPEAAVSGPPTMVLNPVISKLVGKLVVLASASPRRLEILRNAGLRFEVVPSWFKETLDKRLFKAPQQYAVETAKQKALEVARRMPCNHLKTPDIVIGADTIVTVDGMILEKPHDKQDAYRMLSLLSGKEHSVFTGVAIVLCYENPNDEDYQVIDFYEETKVKFADLSEDMLWEYINSGEPMDKAGGYGIQALGGMLVEYVHGDFLNVVGFPLNHFCKQLDQIYNKQGSCHGDTAPTLPAAVHPLPTPSSTHTVLPEHQVVNSSSGYTEEIQPATDNTRHFNKGEDSEEAREDLQKIIQLMDGFKASKALFTASKLGIFDLLQRRPALNAAQVALELKTSLKGTEHLLEACLSLKLLKSTNCKTPAYENTELSKRFLLSEAPSSLLGYLEHCNDTVWPLFSHLESAVQEGVHQHHRTFCNKSGGLSQDTVNRSQEVKLRFMKAMHSFARVSGKAVATAFDLSAFKSACDLGGCTGAMALEFTRAHPELSVTVFDLPAVVEMSPRFHPTCTQDRVTFVAGDFFKDALPKADLYILSRILHDCSDEKVHFLLGKIADACTPGCGLLLSEIFLDEGRTGPSRGLLQALSMSEGRQRSADEYALLLKSHAFVATGIKQTENLLDAMLCIKV; from the exons ATGTTACGTCGCCCACTGTCAAGTTCCGGTCTCCCGGAG GCAGCTGTAAGTGGACCACCAACCATGGTACTGAACCCCGTCATCTCTAAACTGGTTGGAAAACTGGTTGTGTTGGCGAGCGCATCCCCGCGGCGACTGGAGATCCTTCGCAATGCT GGGCTACGCTTTGAGGTGGTCCCATCTTGGTTTAAAGAAACTCTTGACAAGCGACTTTTCAAGGCACCCCAGCAGTACGCTGTGGAGACGGCCAAGCAGAAAGCACTGGAGGTGGCAAGACGAATGCCTTGT AATCACCTTAAAACTCCAGACATAGTGATCGGAGCGGACACTATTGTG ACTGTCGATGGCATGATTCTGGAGAAGCCCCATGACAAACAGGATGCATACAGGATGCTCTCACT TTTGAGTGGTAAAGAGCACAGTGTCTTCACAGGAGTCGCCATCGTGCTCTGTTATGAGAATCCAA ATGACGAGGACTACCAGGTCATTGACTTCTATGAAGAAACTAAGGTGAAGTTCGCCGACCTCTCTGAGGATATGCTGTGGGAGTACATTAACAGCGGTGAACCCAT ggacAAGGCAGGCGGCTATGGCATCCAGGCGCTCGGTGGGATGCTGGTGGAGTATGTGCACGGGGACTTTCTCAATGTAGTGGGTTTCCCCCTCAACCACTTCTGTAAACAGCTGGACCAGATTTACAACAAACAAGGCAGTTGCCACGGCGACACTGCTCCAACTCTGCCAGCAGCAGTTCATCCGCTCCCTACCCCTTCATCCACGCACACGGTACTTCCTGAACACCAG GTGGTGAACAGCTCATCCGGATACACTGAGGAAATACAACCTGCGACTGACAACACTAGGCACTTCAACAAAGGTGAGGACAGCGAAGAAGCCAGAGAGGACCTACAGAAAATCATTCAACTGATGGACGGATTCAAAGCCTCCAAG GCACTGTTTACCGCTTCCAAGTTGGGCATATTTGACTTGCTCCAACGCAGACCGGCGTTGAATGCAGCGCAGGTGGCCCTCGAGCTGAAAACTTCCCTCAAGGGAACGGAGCACCTGCTGGAGGCATGCCTTTCGCTAAAACTGTTAAAGAGCACAA actGCAAGACTCCGGCGTACGAGAACACAGAACTGTCGAAACGTTTCCTTTTGTCCGAGGCGCCATCCTCCCTCCTGGGCTACTTGGAGCACTGCAACGATACCGTGTGGCCACTCTTCAGCCACCTGGAGAGCGCTGTGCAGGAGGGCGTCCACCAGCACCACAGGACCTTCTGCAACAAGTCTGGCGGCTTATCCCAG GACACAGTCAACAGGAGCCAGGAGGTAAAGCTTAGGTTCATGAAGGCCATGCACAGTTTCGCTCGAGTGTCTGGGAAAGCAGTGGCAACAGCCTTTGACTTGTCTGCCTTCAAGAGTGCCTGTGACCTCGGAG GCTGTACAGGTGCAATGGCATTGGAATTCACCAGAGCTCACCCGGAGCTGTCTGTGACAGTGTTCGACTTACCGGCTGTTGTTGAAATGAGTCCGCGTTTCCATCCAACCTGCACTCAAGACAGGGTCACGTTTGTCGcag GAGACTTCTTCAAAGATGCCTTACCCAAAGCGGACTTGTACATCCTCTCTAGAATTCTCCATGACTGTTCTGATGAGAAAGTGCACTTCTTGCTCGGCAAAATTGCAGATGCATGCACACCAG GTTGCGGCCTGCTGCTGAGTGAGATCTTTTTGGACGAGGGTCGGACAGGGCCGAGTCGCGGGCTGCTCCAGGCCCTCAGCATGAGCGAAGGCAGACAGAGGAGTGCCGACGAATACGCTCTGCTTTTGAAGAGCCACGCTTTTGTTGCCACCGGTATCAAACAGACGGAAAACCTGCTGGATGCAATGCTCTGCATCAAAGTCTGA